A DNA window from Gemmatimonadaceae bacterium contains the following coding sequences:
- a CDS encoding DinB family protein has protein sequence MTLRTEQLASRLEQGANALAEFAERLTDAQWRIHVPHDGRPVGVVVHHVASVYPIEVGLAQTVASGKPILDLTYEGAIKRMNAKHAEEHASAPKKDTLELLRRNSAAAAAAVRAFSDADLDRAAAVSLNADAPLTTQFVIEDHAVRHSYHHLAKIRAAL, from the coding sequence ATGACACTACGAACCGAGCAGTTGGCAAGTCGCTTGGAACAGGGTGCGAACGCACTCGCCGAGTTCGCGGAACGGCTGACCGATGCGCAGTGGCGCATACACGTGCCGCACGATGGCCGTCCGGTGGGCGTCGTGGTGCATCATGTGGCATCCGTGTATCCCATCGAAGTGGGCCTCGCGCAGACGGTCGCGTCGGGCAAGCCCATCCTCGACCTCACGTACGAGGGGGCGATCAAGCGCATGAACGCGAAGCACGCGGAGGAGCACGCCAGCGCGCCGAAGAAAGACACGCTCGAATTGCTGCGGCGCAACAGCGCCGCGGCCGCGGCCGCGGTGCGCGCGTTCAGCGACGCCGACCTCGATCGCGCGGCGGCGGTGTCTTTGAACGCGGATGCGCCGCTGACCACGCAGTTCGTGATCGAGGATCACGCCGTGCGGCACAGTTATCACCACTTGGCGAAAATTCGCGCGGCGCTCTAG
- a CDS encoding cupin domain-containing protein — translation MHSLFKTAVVAMLIVRALPAQAPALNWGPAPPVFSAGAKMAVLQGDPGKAGLFTVRLDLPGGYKIAPHTHPTDEQVTIIKGTLRLGMGDKLDAARATKLQVGDFDVIGANMHHYAIAEGRTIVQVHAMGPFVLTYVNAADDPSTKTKVGDRQ, via the coding sequence ATGCATAGCCTCTTCAAGACCGCCGTAGTTGCCATGCTCATCGTCCGGGCGCTCCCGGCGCAGGCGCCCGCGCTCAACTGGGGACCGGCACCGCCGGTCTTTTCAGCCGGCGCCAAGATGGCGGTACTCCAGGGCGACCCTGGCAAGGCGGGCCTGTTCACCGTCCGGTTGGACTTGCCGGGCGGCTACAAGATTGCGCCGCACACGCACCCGACCGATGAACAGGTCACGATCATCAAGGGGACGCTACGCCTTGGCATGGGCGACAAGCTCGACGCGGCGCGTGCCACCAAGTTGCAGGTTGGCGATTTCGACGTGATCGGGGCGAACATGCACCACTACGCCATCGCCGAGGGTCGGACGATTGTCCAGGTGCACGCCATGGGACCGTTCGTTCTGACCTATGTGAATGCGGCGGACGATCCGAGCACGAAAACGAAGGTCGGTGATCGCCAGTAG
- a CDS encoding alpha-amylase family glycosyl hydrolase, with amino-acid sequence MTRWITAFLSVPLCATLCLSQSPVVVKVEPPNWWAGHSINPVRLLIRGQHLTGARLACPAALRCGAAKVNEAGTYVFADVSVPATTKPGAYPIAVRTAAGEARFDFTVAAPLPKAGRFAGFDVNDVLYLIMPDRFANGDPANDSPAKSPGLIDRAKGRYYHGGDIAGVRQKLPYLKSLGITAIWMTPVYDNNDKLNDVERYDGQAITDYHGYGAIDFYGVDEHLGTLDEYRALVDDAHKAGIKIVIDMVANHTGPYHPWVTDPPTPSWYNGSKANHLSNTWQGWTIADTYSNDGMRKATLDGWFGGFLPDLNQNDPEVARYIIQNTLWWIGMTGIDGIRQDTWQYVPRTFWKPWMAAIKREYPALRVVGETFDGDPSVIAYHLDGTNNWDKIKSGVDYQFDFPVHFAIRDVFARRGSVRNLAMMVARDHVYPDANRLSPFLGNHDVERFMNEKGATIDGLKLATTFLLTTRGIPLLYYGDEIAIGGGRDPDNRRDFPGGWRGDARDAFTAAGRTPDEQAVWSHTQRLLKIRAERADLRKAPVEHLVVEDQLYIYKRGQTVIVINNDTAAVEAHIPLGVVGADLLGACSAPFTWGKGMAVRVPRRSSCVMPVLSVATPGPSLGVTGDRRMHRDFPSQYVAARNVEVWLPPGYSANTAARYPVLYMHDGQNVFDPATSYTGVDWAIDETMTQLISQKKVRPAIVVAVWNTPKRFEEYMPQKVVPAGDSMTSVPGRKMSTAGVISDAYLKFMVSELKPFVDKTYRTKPGPSDTFTMGSSMGGLISCYAVAEYPQVFGGAGCVSTHWPLVDGAMIDYLAAHLPDPRTHRFYFDHGTATLDAMYAPYQQRADAMMRSAGYKDGVNLMTRVAEGAEHNETAWRVRMAEALAFLIGR; translated from the coding sequence ATGACCCGCTGGATCACGGCGTTTCTCTCTGTGCCACTCTGTGCCACTCTGTGTTTATCGCAGTCGCCCGTTGTCGTTAAGGTTGAGCCGCCCAACTGGTGGGCGGGGCACTCCATCAACCCCGTGCGGCTGCTCATTCGCGGCCAGCACTTGACGGGGGCCAGGCTCGCCTGCCCCGCGGCGCTGCGCTGCGGCGCCGCGAAGGTTAATGAAGCGGGCACCTACGTTTTCGCCGACGTGAGCGTGCCGGCGACGACGAAGCCGGGCGCGTATCCGATTGCCGTGCGCACGGCGGCGGGCGAGGCGCGCTTCGACTTCACGGTCGCGGCGCCGCTCCCGAAGGCCGGGCGCTTTGCCGGCTTCGACGTCAACGACGTGCTCTATCTCATCATGCCCGATCGCTTCGCCAACGGCGATCCGGCCAACGACTCGCCGGCCAAGTCGCCGGGGCTGATCGACCGCGCCAAGGGACGCTACTACCACGGCGGCGACATCGCCGGCGTGCGGCAGAAGCTCCCGTACCTCAAGTCGCTGGGCATCACCGCCATCTGGATGACGCCGGTCTACGACAACAACGACAAGCTCAACGACGTGGAGCGGTACGACGGGCAGGCCATCACCGACTACCACGGCTACGGCGCCATCGACTTCTACGGGGTGGACGAGCACCTCGGCACGCTCGACGAGTACCGCGCGCTGGTGGATGACGCGCACAAGGCGGGGATCAAGATCGTCATCGACATGGTCGCCAACCATACGGGGCCGTATCACCCGTGGGTGACCGATCCGCCGACGCCGTCGTGGTACAACGGCAGCAAGGCCAATCACCTGTCGAACACGTGGCAGGGGTGGACCATTGCCGACACGTATTCCAACGATGGCATGCGCAAGGCGACGCTCGACGGCTGGTTCGGCGGCTTCCTCCCCGACCTCAACCAGAACGACCCCGAGGTGGCGCGCTACATCATCCAGAACACGCTCTGGTGGATCGGGATGACGGGGATCGACGGTATCCGGCAGGACACGTGGCAGTACGTGCCGCGCACCTTCTGGAAGCCGTGGATGGCGGCCATCAAGCGCGAGTATCCGGCGCTTCGCGTGGTGGGGGAGACGTTCGATGGCGACCCGTCGGTGATCGCGTACCATCTCGACGGCACCAACAACTGGGACAAGATCAAGAGCGGCGTCGATTACCAGTTCGACTTCCCGGTGCATTTCGCCATCCGTGACGTCTTTGCGCGCCGCGGATCGGTGCGCAACCTGGCCATGATGGTGGCGCGCGATCACGTCTATCCCGACGCCAACCGTCTCTCGCCCTTCCTCGGCAATCACGACGTCGAGCGCTTCATGAACGAGAAGGGAGCGACGATTGACGGATTGAAGCTGGCGACGACCTTCCTGCTGACGACGCGGGGGATCCCCCTGCTCTACTACGGCGACGAGATCGCCATCGGCGGCGGGCGCGATCCCGACAACCGCCGCGATTTCCCCGGCGGCTGGCGCGGCGACGCGCGCGACGCGTTCACGGCGGCCGGTCGCACGCCTGACGAACAGGCCGTCTGGTCGCACACGCAGCGGCTGCTCAAGATCCGGGCCGAGCGTGCCGATCTGCGGAAGGCGCCGGTGGAGCATCTGGTGGTGGAGGATCAACTCTACATCTACAAGCGCGGCCAGACGGTGATCGTGATCAACAACGACACCGCCGCGGTGGAAGCGCACATCCCGCTCGGCGTGGTCGGCGCCGACCTGCTCGGCGCGTGCAGCGCGCCATTCACGTGGGGCAAGGGGATGGCGGTGCGCGTCCCCCGGCGCAGCAGCTGCGTGATGCCGGTGCTGAGCGTGGCCACGCCCGGCCCGTCGCTCGGCGTGACCGGCGACCGCCGGATGCACCGCGATTTCCCGTCGCAGTACGTTGCGGCGCGCAACGTCGAGGTCTGGCTGCCGCCCGGCTATTCAGCCAACACGGCGGCGCGGTATCCCGTGCTGTACATGCACGACGGGCAGAATGTCTTTGACCCCGCGACGTCATACACCGGCGTGGACTGGGCGATTGACGAGACGATGACGCAGCTCATCTCGCAGAAGAAGGTGCGCCCGGCGATTGTCGTGGCTGTCTGGAACACGCCCAAGCGGTTCGAGGAGTACATGCCGCAGAAGGTCGTGCCGGCGGGCGACAGCATGACGTCGGTGCCAGGCCGGAAGATGTCCACGGCCGGGGTGATCTCAGATGCGTATCTCAAGTTCATGGTGAGCGAACTCAAGCCGTTCGTGGACAAGACGTATCGCACGAAGCCCGGCCCGTCGGACACGTTCACGATGGGCTCGAGCATGGGCGGGCTCATCTCGTGCTATGCCGTGGCCGAGTATCCGCAGGTGTTTGGCGGCGCCGGGTGTGTGAGCACGCATTGGCCGTTGGTGGACGGGGCGATGATTGACTACCTGGCCGCGCACCTGCCCGATCCGCGGACGCACCGGTTCTACTTCGATCACGGGACGGCGACGCTGGATGCGATGTACGCGCCCTATCAGCAGCGCGCCGACGCGATGATGCGTTCAGCCGGATACAAGGATGGCGTGAACCTGATGACGCGCGTCGCCGAAGGCGCCGAGCATAACGAGACGGCGTGGCGGGTGCGGATGGCGGAGGCGCTGGCGTTCCTGATTGGGCGGTAG
- a CDS encoding serine hydrolase domain-containing protein: MHSRIVFRSGFAVLISATLSVASRAADAQWLPRARPEDVGISSARLQELSDSLRATWIDAGRIPGLVVVVARHGKLAYLDTLGDMDVTKPMRPDALFHIASMSKPVTAAAVMQLVDRGQLHLTDPVSKYIPAFAHMKVVVGRDSTGIRVMNAVSHITIEQLLVHTSGLTYAGKRILDRSPTIADFADSLPSLPLAFEPGTDWRYSVASDLLGRVVEVASGTPFDLYLKQNVFQPLSMRETGFVVPESLDTRVVRMYARDAQRRLVPGGTIALPAHRPGATLFAGGQGLISTPADYLRFAQMLLNGGELNGHRVLERRSAQAMMTNHLPASVVKRVQEMISEWDIGTYGFGYGGAVRIDSLNPPGGRGTYEWGGVYSTTFWVDPKYDLVVMAWTQLNNGTSVFETRLDNDVHRLVYRAITDIVPH, from the coding sequence ATGCATAGCCGCATTGTGTTCCGCTCTGGCTTCGCAGTACTGATCAGCGCTACGTTGAGCGTCGCGTCTCGCGCCGCAGACGCGCAGTGGCTGCCGCGCGCGCGCCCTGAAGATGTTGGCATTTCGTCCGCTAGGCTGCAGGAACTCAGCGACTCCCTGCGCGCGACATGGATCGACGCGGGACGGATCCCTGGCCTGGTCGTGGTCGTCGCGCGGCACGGCAAACTTGCTTATCTCGACACTCTCGGCGACATGGATGTGACGAAGCCGATGCGCCCGGACGCACTGTTCCACATCGCATCGATGTCGAAACCTGTCACTGCCGCAGCGGTAATGCAGCTTGTCGATCGCGGTCAACTGCACTTGACCGATCCGGTCAGCAAATACATTCCGGCCTTCGCGCACATGAAGGTGGTAGTCGGCCGAGACTCTACAGGTATTCGCGTCATGAACGCAGTGTCACACATCACAATTGAACAGTTGCTGGTGCATACCTCGGGACTGACCTATGCGGGAAAACGGATTCTAGACCGGAGCCCGACGATCGCCGACTTCGCCGACAGTCTGCCGTCACTCCCCCTGGCGTTCGAGCCCGGCACCGACTGGCGCTACAGCGTCGCGTCGGACCTGCTCGGGCGAGTCGTCGAAGTTGCCTCCGGCACGCCGTTCGACCTGTACCTCAAACAGAACGTGTTCCAGCCGCTAAGTATGCGCGAAACAGGGTTCGTAGTTCCCGAATCGCTCGACACCCGCGTGGTGCGCATGTATGCCAGGGATGCGCAGCGGAGGCTGGTGCCAGGAGGAACGATCGCACTGCCAGCGCACCGCCCAGGCGCCACGCTCTTCGCCGGTGGACAGGGACTGATTTCAACGCCCGCGGATTACCTGCGATTTGCCCAAATGCTCCTCAACGGCGGGGAACTCAATGGGCATCGCGTCCTTGAACGTCGGTCCGCGCAGGCGATGATGACTAACCATCTCCCCGCCTCCGTGGTGAAGCGTGTGCAAGAGATGATCTCCGAGTGGGACATCGGCACGTACGGCTTTGGATACGGTGGCGCCGTTCGCATCGATTCGTTGAATCCGCCGGGTGGACGGGGGACGTACGAATGGGGCGGCGTTTACTCCACGACGTTTTGGGTGGACCCGAAGTACGATCTGGTCGTAATGGCGTGGACGCAGTTGAACAATGGCACAAGTGTGTTCGAGACGCGGCTGGACAACGATGTGCATCGGCTGGTGTACAGGGCCATTACTGATATAGTGCCTCACTGA
- a CDS encoding GNAT family N-acetyltransferase — MTPTIRRASPADAAALAILAARTFRDTFGADNRPEDLTLHLAMAYGLEQQSRELADPAMLTLVAESDGALVAFAQLRRGQAPVCVTGPAPIELWRFYLEAEWHGRGLAQQLMSRVIDAAHDLDAATLWLGVWERNPRAIAFYQKAGYVDVGAHRFVLGADPQTDRILARPLTTEGTA; from the coding sequence ATGACTCCTACGATTCGGCGTGCCTCGCCAGCGGATGCCGCCGCCCTCGCAATACTCGCCGCCCGCACCTTTCGCGACACCTTCGGCGCCGACAACCGACCGGAGGACCTAACGCTCCATCTCGCGATGGCCTACGGACTCGAACAGCAGTCACGCGAGCTCGCCGATCCCGCGATGCTGACGCTCGTCGCCGAGAGCGACGGGGCCCTCGTCGCCTTCGCGCAGCTCCGGCGAGGACAGGCTCCGGTGTGTGTCACCGGCCCTGCTCCCATCGAGCTCTGGCGGTTCTATCTCGAAGCCGAGTGGCACGGACGGGGACTCGCGCAGCAACTCATGTCCCGCGTCATCGACGCCGCGCACGACCTCGACGCCGCTACGCTGTGGCTCGGGGTCTGGGAACGCAATCCTCGCGCCATTGCCTTCTATCAGAAAGCCGGCTACGTGGACGTCGGAGCGCACAGGTTTGTCCTCGGCGCCGACCCTCAGACTGATCGGATTCTCGCTCGTCCACTCACTACCGAAGGCACCGCATAA